The following are from one region of the Stigmatella ashevillena genome:
- a CDS encoding TetR/AcrR family transcriptional regulator gives MYISRPAKPQTSTRQRDAERTRAALLSAARTLFSTRGFANTGVRDVAELAGVNSSLVGRYFGSKQGLFRATLEQVINISPALLGDRRRFGADMVAALLDAQDAPGPLAMMILSAADPEAHAASVEILQLQVIAPLAKWLGPPDGEGRAARLNILWTGFLTNWKLLPIQPLAKAHHSSTRRWMEAATQAIVDEGET, from the coding sequence GTGTACATTTCACGCCCGGCCAAGCCCCAAACGTCAACACGTCAACGTGATGCCGAGCGCACGCGCGCCGCGCTCCTCTCCGCCGCACGGACCCTGTTCTCCACGCGAGGCTTCGCCAACACGGGCGTGCGCGACGTGGCGGAGCTCGCTGGGGTGAATTCCTCGCTCGTCGGCCGCTACTTCGGTTCGAAGCAAGGGCTGTTCCGGGCGACGTTGGAGCAAGTGATCAACATCTCCCCGGCACTCCTCGGAGATCGGCGCCGCTTCGGCGCGGACATGGTGGCGGCCCTCTTGGACGCGCAGGACGCACCGGGCCCGCTGGCGATGATGATCCTCTCGGCGGCCGATCCCGAGGCGCACGCGGCGAGCGTCGAGATCCTCCAACTGCAGGTGATCGCGCCATTGGCCAAGTGGCTGGGCCCCCCGGACGGCGAGGGGCGCGCGGCGCGGCTCAACATTCTCTGGACAGGCTTCCTCACCAACTGGAAGTTGCTGCCCATCCAGCCACTCGCCAAGGCGCACCACTCCTCCACCCGTCGCTGGATGGAGGCCGCGACCCAAGCCATCGTCGATGAGGGCGAGACCTGA
- a CDS encoding tetratricopeptide repeat protein — MRMLGWMTVVMLCCVAGTVKADEPGNPRLLEAQTAYDEAVKLFEAGKYADALVRGNHSRLLREAELGGSHPDVAKSVALLGILHWTQGDYVQAEPLIQRGLEIREAALGKNHPDVADSLNNLANLYMNQGLFAQAESLHERAIAIREAALGKDHPSVAGSLNNLANLYRAQGLYGRAEPLFQRSIAIKEGAFGKNHPKVATSLNSLANLYMNLELYARAEPLYARALAIWEEAFGKSHPSVATSLHNLANLYSSQGLHGRAEPLYVRALAILEEVLGKNHPDVALSLRNLALLYTRQGLYGRAEPLYLRALALGEKVLGKDHPRVALSLYDLANLYIDQGLYGRAKPLYLRALAIREKALGKDHREVALSLSGLASLYVEQGLYSQAEPLYARALAIQEKVLGKDHIDVADSLSKLAHFYSEQGLYGRAEPLYLRALAIREMALGSHHPEVAQMLNSLAQLNLAQHRLTSALPLFTRAFAISEQRLRQEALDFSESRLLSFLQHLRADEQALYSLLRAYPEDARVRQLALSAVLLLKGRSVEETADISRTLYRSPAAEDRETFERLRSLRTQLATLSLAGPGSLTPVDYQQRLRSLADEGEALEADLAKHSAPLRALTARPPPSEIVGRVAASLPKDGALVEFIAYEDSPLISKPGTPRAKRPPQLRYLALVLFPDASTRAVDLGLARPIDLAASRLRTALTNRDVSFEAMAREFHRLAFQPLRSLLGTTRRLFLSPDGQLGLVPFSALHDGRSFLLDTFDFIYLTSGRELLPRPQEITPSTSVFVLADPDFTTAPRVASSASAPFLQRSESSGAPERLFSILRADLPSSAWVPLPGTRLEAQSIQRLLPQAQLFLGSEATKERLLQLTAPGILHLATHGFFLEDASPPSADSRAVGHFGALGDNPRAPRPQEPLLRSGIALAGARVQVPAASPTSESRPDAALVTALELAGLDLWGTQLVVLSACDTGRGDVKLGQGVYGLRRSLVVAGAETVVMSLWKVSDDSTRLLMDTYYRNLMAGQGRASALREAMRSFRVSRPHPHDWAPFIALGSDEPLRAITPSAPPAQEP, encoded by the coding sequence ATGCGCATGCTTGGGTGGATGACGGTCGTCATGCTCTGCTGTGTGGCAGGAACAGTGAAAGCAGACGAGCCGGGGAATCCACGGCTGCTGGAAGCACAAACGGCATACGACGAGGCTGTGAAGCTCTTCGAAGCAGGCAAGTACGCAGATGCCCTTGTGCGAGGCAATCATTCCCGCTTGCTACGGGAAGCGGAACTGGGGGGCTCTCATCCAGACGTCGCCAAGAGCGTGGCCTTGCTCGGGATTCTTCATTGGACTCAGGGAGACTATGTTCAGGCCGAGCCGCTGATTCAACGCGGGCTCGAGATTCGGGAAGCAGCCCTCGGCAAGAATCATCCGGACGTCGCCGACTCGCTCAACAACCTCGCCAACCTCTACATGAATCAGGGGTTGTTCGCTCAGGCCGAGTCGCTCCACGAGCGCGCAATCGCCATTCGGGAAGCAGCCCTCGGCAAGGACCACCCCAGCGTCGCCGGCTCGCTCAACAACCTCGCCAACCTCTACAGGGCTCAAGGGTTGTACGGCCGTGCCGAGCCGCTCTTCCAACGTTCGATCGCTATCAAGGAAGGAGCCTTCGGCAAGAACCATCCCAAAGTCGCCACTTCGCTCAACAGTCTCGCCAACCTCTACATGAATCTGGAACTGTACGCCCGCGCTGAGCCGCTCTATGCGCGGGCGCTCGCCATCTGGGAGGAGGCTTTCGGCAAGAGCCATCCCAGCGTCGCCACCTCGCTCCACAATCTCGCCAACCTCTACTCGAGCCAGGGATTGCATGGCCGTGCCGAGCCGCTTTACGTGCGGGCGCTCGCCATCTTGGAAGAGGTTCTCGGCAAGAACCATCCCGACGTGGCCCTGTCGCTCCGGAATCTCGCCTTGCTCTACACCCGGCAGGGGCTGTACGGCCGTGCCGAGCCGCTCTACCTGCGCGCGCTCGCCCTGGGGGAGAAGGTTCTCGGCAAGGACCATCCCCGCGTGGCCCTATCGCTTTACGACCTCGCCAACCTCTACATCGATCAGGGGTTGTATGGCCGGGCCAAGCCTCTCTACCTGCGCGCGCTCGCCATTCGGGAGAAGGCTCTTGGCAAGGACCATCGCGAAGTCGCTTTATCGCTCAGCGGCCTCGCCAGTCTCTACGTGGAACAGGGGTTGTACAGCCAGGCCGAGCCCCTCTACGCGCGCGCGCTTGCCATTCAGGAGAAGGTTCTCGGCAAGGACCATATCGACGTCGCTGATTCGCTCAGCAAGCTCGCGCATTTCTACTCAGAGCAGGGGTTGTATGGCCGTGCCGAGCCGCTCTACCTGCGCGCGCTCGCCATCCGGGAGATGGCTCTTGGCAGCCACCACCCCGAAGTCGCCCAAATGCTCAACAGCCTTGCCCAGCTCAACCTGGCCCAGCATCGTCTCACCAGCGCCCTTCCCCTGTTCACACGTGCCTTCGCCATTTCCGAGCAGCGCCTGCGCCAGGAGGCGCTCGACTTCTCCGAGTCGCGCCTGCTCAGTTTCCTCCAGCATTTGCGTGCGGACGAGCAGGCCCTCTACTCACTGCTGCGCGCGTACCCAGAGGACGCTCGTGTGCGGCAGTTGGCCCTGAGTGCTGTGCTCCTGCTCAAGGGCCGCTCCGTCGAGGAGACGGCCGACATTTCTCGCACCCTCTATCGGAGCCCAGCCGCGGAGGATCGCGAGACGTTCGAGCGGTTGCGAAGCCTGCGCACCCAACTGGCCACCCTGTCGCTCGCAGGCCCCGGTTCGCTCACCCCGGTGGATTACCAACAGCGCCTCAGATCGCTGGCCGACGAGGGCGAGGCGCTCGAAGCGGATTTGGCCAAGCACTCCGCCCCGTTGCGTGCGCTCACCGCCCGGCCGCCCCCCTCCGAGATCGTCGGCCGCGTCGCTGCCTCCCTTCCCAAGGATGGAGCCCTCGTTGAGTTCATCGCTTATGAGGACAGTCCTCTCATCTCCAAACCCGGCACGCCCCGCGCGAAACGGCCCCCCCAGTTGCGCTATTTGGCACTGGTGCTCTTCCCCGATGCCTCCACCCGAGCTGTGGACCTCGGACTGGCCAGGCCCATCGATCTGGCCGCCTCGCGCCTGCGCACCGCCTTGACCAATCGAGACGTCTCCTTCGAAGCCATGGCCCGGGAGTTCCACCGGCTCGCCTTCCAGCCCCTGCGCTCCCTGCTGGGGACGACCCGCCGCCTCTTCCTCTCTCCCGATGGACAGCTGGGCCTTGTCCCCTTCTCCGCCCTTCATGATGGCCGCAGCTTCCTCCTGGACACCTTCGATTTCATCTACCTCACTTCCGGCAGGGAACTGCTGCCGCGTCCCCAGGAGATAACGCCTTCCACCTCCGTTTTTGTCCTGGCGGATCCGGACTTCACTACCGCCCCGCGTGTCGCGTCCTCCGCCTCTGCCCCCTTCCTCCAGCGGAGCGAGTCCTCTGGCGCACCGGAGCGTCTCTTCTCCATCCTACGCGCGGACCTCCCCAGCAGCGCGTGGGTACCCCTGCCGGGGACGCGTCTGGAGGCCCAGAGCATTCAACGCCTGCTGCCCCAGGCTCAGCTCTTCCTCGGTTCCGAGGCCACCAAGGAGCGTCTGCTCCAACTGACCGCCCCTGGCATCCTTCACCTGGCCACTCATGGCTTCTTCCTCGAGGACGCCTCTCCTCCCTCCGCGGACTCTCGCGCCGTGGGCCACTTCGGTGCCCTCGGTGACAACCCCCGTGCGCCACGCCCCCAGGAGCCGTTGCTGCGCTCCGGCATTGCCCTCGCGGGCGCTCGCGTCCAGGTGCCGGCCGCCTCTCCCACGTCCGAATCCCGGCCCGACGCAGCCCTCGTCACAGCGTTGGAGCTGGCCGGGCTCGACCTTTGGGGCACCCAACTCGTCGTCCTCTCCGCCTGCGACACCGGGCGCGGAGACGTGAAGCTGGGCCAGGGGGTCTACGGCCTGCGGCGCTCCCTGGTGGTGGCCGGAGCCGAAACCGTGGTCATGAGCCTGTGGAAAGTCAGCGACGATTCCACCCGTCTGCTCATGGACACCTACTACCGCAATCTCATGGCTGGTCAGGGCCGTGCCTCCGCCCTGCGCGAGGCCATGCGATCATTTCGCGTTTCCAGGCCCCATCCCCACGACTGGGCCCCCTTCATCGCGCTGGGGAGTGATGAGCCCCTGCGTGCCATCACCCCCAGCGCACCTCCGGCACAAGAACCTTAG
- a CDS encoding O-methyltransferase: MDAKVTAVLDAYHERMREEDRRRNEAPPTGGPENWRDQVLLAVGPDSGKLINILARSLKAPNILELGTSYGYSGIWLAEAAQATGGRLTTMELQDYKSAYARDMATKAGLADCIDFKVGDAVQMIADMPFGIDFVLVDLWKNLYEPCLDAFYPKLNPGAIIVADNMLWPGGEEVKRYGRAVRAKPGMTSILLPVGSGLEISRFEPS; encoded by the coding sequence ATGGATGCGAAAGTCACGGCGGTACTCGATGCCTATCACGAGCGCATGCGCGAAGAAGATCGGCGCCGGAATGAGGCACCCCCAACGGGCGGCCCTGAGAATTGGCGTGATCAGGTCCTGCTCGCCGTCGGACCGGACTCAGGCAAGCTGATCAACATCCTCGCGCGGAGCTTGAAAGCCCCCAACATCTTGGAGCTCGGCACTTCCTACGGCTATTCCGGAATCTGGCTGGCGGAAGCCGCGCAGGCGACGGGTGGCCGACTGACCACCATGGAGCTACAGGATTACAAATCGGCCTATGCGCGCGACATGGCGACGAAGGCGGGTCTGGCCGACTGCATCGACTTCAAAGTGGGCGACGCGGTTCAGATGATCGCCGACATGCCGTTCGGAATCGACTTCGTGCTCGTCGATCTGTGGAAGAACCTCTACGAGCCGTGCCTCGACGCCTTCTACCCCAAGCTCAATCCGGGCGCGATCATCGTCGCCGACAACATGCTCTGGCCAGGCGGCGAAGAGGTGAAACGCTATGGCAGGGCCGTGCGCGCGAAGCCCGGAATGACCAGCATCCTGCTCCCCGTGGGGTCTGGGTTGGAGATCAGCCGGTTCGAGCCGAGCTGA
- a CDS encoding GH92 family glycosyl hydrolase yields MKARNTTRACALLRSLSGYGLICLGLWANEARALPSDYVNTLRGSNSEYEGYSRGATFPATAVPFGFNFWSPMTDASKNNWIYQYNQTAIQAFTISHMPSPWMGDRQTFQFMPQSGSVVVDRGSRAAAFSHANETAKAHAYSVKFNNGIQTEIAPTDHAASLRFTFPGTTSYLLFDSIGPEKGTVGASISFDNANGVISGYTDHSSWSSHAPRMYFYGKFSKAIAQSAKVSGQRELTSWVRFNTVAGEKVGLSMATSFISVAQAQSNLAQEIGAKSFDTVKLEAQNAWNTLLGKIEVEGASEDQKTILYSNLYRAFLYPNSAWENVNGTPSYASPYVSGNPVKTGKVYVNNGFWDTYRTTWPLYALLIPTKTGEMIDGFVSGYRDGGWITRWSAPAYANSMVGTSSDALIADAYLKGVRNFDISAAYDSMMRNAMTYSSGSDRGRKGMSRSIFMGYMPQDVTGSEFDSGEDRQSASWSLESYINDFAISQMAQALGRTHEAQYLLNRSLNYVHLFSPSVGFFRARKADGTWFVPDANFKPNTWGCGFTEGNAWHYSTLVPHDGQGLANLYSGKSALANKLDALFDGSRDYDLSCIGLIHEIREAYDVNMGQYAHSNQPGHHTLYMYSYAGTPWRIQQRVRAIIGLYKSGIANGDGYLGDEDNGEMSAWYLFSTMGFYPVSVGRPEYAIGAPFFTKMTVHLENGRDIVINAPNVSDTNKYIQSVTVNGQLYSRNFLPHSLFANGATLDFNMGPSPTTWGSGDINAPTSLTAGTAIAQPMADVAKGGTASASMDNPGSGEGAGSAFDDDSRTKWFAPQSNPWLRYQISGGKTVKMYTLTSANDFPDRDPKSWVLQASNDGTTWVTLDTQTGQTFAWRYQTRMFPLNNNTAYTQYRLQINEVNGSIHTQLAEFELLGKAL; encoded by the coding sequence ATGAAGGCGAGAAACACGACACGGGCCTGCGCGCTCCTGCGCAGCCTGAGTGGATATGGACTGATCTGTCTCGGGCTGTGGGCGAACGAGGCGAGAGCACTTCCCTCGGACTATGTGAACACGCTGCGCGGGAGCAACTCCGAGTACGAGGGTTACTCCCGAGGCGCCACATTCCCAGCCACGGCGGTGCCCTTCGGCTTCAATTTCTGGTCGCCGATGACCGACGCGAGCAAGAACAATTGGATCTACCAATACAACCAGACCGCCATCCAGGCCTTCACCATCAGCCACATGCCGAGCCCCTGGATGGGAGATCGCCAGACCTTTCAGTTCATGCCCCAATCTGGCTCGGTGGTGGTGGACCGGGGCTCCCGGGCCGCCGCCTTCAGCCATGCGAACGAGACGGCCAAGGCCCACGCCTACAGCGTGAAGTTCAACAACGGGATCCAGACGGAGATTGCCCCGACGGATCACGCGGCGTCCTTGCGGTTCACGTTCCCTGGCACCACGTCTTACCTGCTGTTCGATAGCATCGGGCCCGAGAAGGGAACGGTGGGCGCGTCCATCTCCTTCGACAACGCGAACGGGGTCATCTCCGGCTACACCGACCATTCGAGCTGGTCGTCCCATGCGCCTCGCATGTACTTCTACGGGAAGTTCAGCAAGGCCATTGCGCAGTCGGCGAAGGTCTCGGGGCAGCGGGAGCTCACCTCATGGGTCCGCTTCAATACCGTGGCGGGCGAGAAGGTGGGCTTGTCCATGGCCACCTCGTTCATCAGCGTGGCACAGGCTCAGTCCAACCTGGCGCAGGAGATTGGCGCGAAGAGCTTCGACACCGTCAAGCTGGAGGCCCAGAACGCCTGGAACACCCTGCTCGGGAAGATCGAGGTGGAAGGCGCATCGGAAGACCAGAAGACCATCCTGTACTCCAATCTGTACCGGGCGTTCCTCTACCCCAATTCCGCCTGGGAGAACGTGAATGGCACGCCCAGCTATGCCAGCCCCTATGTCAGCGGCAACCCAGTGAAGACGGGCAAGGTGTACGTCAACAACGGATTCTGGGACACGTACAGGACCACCTGGCCGCTGTACGCGCTGCTCATCCCCACCAAGACCGGAGAGATGATCGACGGGTTCGTCAGTGGTTACCGGGATGGCGGATGGATTACCCGCTGGTCCGCACCGGCCTATGCCAACAGCATGGTGGGGACCAGCTCGGACGCGCTCATCGCCGATGCCTACCTGAAAGGCGTGCGCAACTTCGACATCTCGGCGGCGTACGACTCGATGATGCGCAACGCGATGACCTACAGCAGCGGCTCGGACCGGGGCCGCAAGGGCATGAGCCGCTCCATCTTCATGGGCTACATGCCGCAAGACGTCACGGGCAGCGAGTTCGACTCCGGAGAGGATCGCCAGTCGGCGTCCTGGTCGCTGGAGAGCTACATCAATGACTTCGCCATCTCCCAGATGGCCCAGGCGCTGGGCAGGACCCACGAGGCGCAATACCTGCTGAACCGCTCGCTGAACTACGTCCACCTCTTCTCTCCCTCGGTGGGGTTCTTCCGGGCCCGGAAGGCGGACGGGACATGGTTCGTCCCGGATGCGAACTTCAAGCCGAACACATGGGGCTGCGGATTCACCGAAGGCAATGCCTGGCATTACAGCACCCTCGTGCCCCATGACGGCCAGGGGCTGGCCAACCTCTACTCGGGAAAGAGCGCTCTGGCCAACAAGCTCGATGCCCTGTTCGATGGCTCGCGGGATTATGATCTGTCCTGCATTGGCCTCATCCACGAGATTCGAGAGGCCTATGACGTCAACATGGGGCAATACGCCCACTCCAATCAGCCCGGGCACCACACGCTCTACATGTACAGCTACGCGGGCACGCCCTGGCGGATTCAACAGCGCGTCCGCGCCATCATCGGCCTCTACAAGTCCGGCATCGCCAACGGCGACGGCTACCTGGGAGATGAGGACAATGGCGAGATGTCCGCCTGGTATCTCTTCAGCACGATGGGATTCTACCCGGTCAGCGTGGGTCGGCCCGAGTATGCGATTGGTGCGCCCTTCTTCACGAAGATGACGGTTCACCTGGAGAATGGCCGGGACATCGTCATCAACGCCCCGAACGTCAGCGACACGAACAAGTACATCCAGAGCGTGACCGTCAATGGGCAGCTCTATTCCCGAAACTTTCTGCCCCACTCCCTCTTCGCCAATGGGGCCACCCTGGACTTCAACATGGGCCCCTCTCCGACCACGTGGGGCTCAGGTGACATCAACGCGCCCACTTCTCTGACGGCGGGCACCGCCATTGCCCAGCCCATGGCCGATGTGGCCAAGGGCGGAACCGCCTCCGCCAGTATGGACAACCCCGGAAGTGGTGAAGGGGCTGGGAGCGCCTTCGACGACGACTCGAGAACCAAGTGGTTCGCCCCCCAATCCAATCCGTGGCTCCGCTACCAGATCTCCGGCGGCAAGACGGTCAAGATGTACACGCTGACCTCCGCCAACGACTTCCCGGATCGAGATCCCAAGAGCTGGGTGCTTCAGGCCTCCAACGACGGCACCACTTGGGTCACGTTGGACACGCAGACGGGGCAGACCTTCGCCTGGCGCTACCAGACGCGGATGTTCCCCCTCAACAACAACACCGCCTACACGCAGTACCGGCTGCAGATCAACGAGGTGAACGGCAGCATTCACACCCAGTTGGCGGAGTTCGAGCTGCTCGGCAAGGCGCTCTAA
- a CDS encoding flavin-containing monooxygenase has translation MSTTKKGEASFSPEALKEKYRLEREKRLRPDGNTQYVDLSGVYADFDTDPYVEPGFTRPAVSEKLDVLIVGGGFGGMLAAARLRQAGVDSFRLVEKGGDFGGTWYWNRYPGAACDVESYIYLPLLEETGYMPTEKYAKAPEIFAHCQRIGRKFDLYKAALFQTQVERMDWDEGARRWNVTTHRGDQLSARFVIIAGGVLHKAKLPGIPGIETFKGHSFHTSRWDYAYTGGGPTGGMNKLADKRVGIIGTGATSVQAIPHLGASARQLYVFQRTPSGVGVRNNQPTDKEWVKTLQPGWHQERIVNFTAIVSGRVQDVDLVRDGWTYLFQDAGSGQAQAPKEAAELRQLADFRKMEEIRARVDTIVKDPVTAEALKPYYNPLCKRPCFHDEYLDTFNRPNVQLVDTEGKGVERITPTGVVVKGKEYPVDCLIYASGFEVSTEYTRRLGFDIRGRGGKSLRDSWADGAATLHGMHSRGYPNLLMFSTTQSGWAINFVHILNEQSLHAAYIVEHCLKRGIETIEPSERAQQQWWEVILGHLKKGVTFGGSECTPGYYNNEGVKGSPSDARRASFGDTLEFIEILRNWRKGGDLAGLEVTRAGSALFS, from the coding sequence ATGAGTACGACGAAGAAGGGCGAGGCCTCGTTTTCTCCGGAAGCGCTGAAGGAGAAGTACCGGCTCGAGCGCGAGAAGCGGCTGCGTCCTGACGGCAACACCCAGTACGTCGACTTGAGCGGCGTCTACGCGGACTTCGACACGGATCCCTACGTCGAGCCCGGCTTCACGCGTCCGGCGGTGTCCGAGAAGCTCGACGTGCTGATCGTCGGCGGTGGCTTTGGCGGCATGTTGGCGGCGGCGCGGCTGCGGCAGGCGGGGGTGGATTCCTTCCGCCTCGTCGAGAAGGGGGGCGACTTCGGAGGCACCTGGTATTGGAACCGCTATCCGGGCGCCGCCTGCGACGTGGAGTCCTATATCTACCTGCCGCTGCTTGAAGAGACCGGCTACATGCCCACGGAGAAGTATGCCAAGGCACCGGAAATCTTCGCGCACTGCCAGCGGATCGGCCGGAAGTTCGACCTCTACAAGGCGGCGCTGTTCCAGACCCAGGTCGAGCGGATGGACTGGGACGAGGGCGCTCGGCGATGGAACGTCACGACCCACCGGGGCGACCAGCTCTCGGCGCGGTTCGTGATCATCGCGGGGGGCGTGCTCCACAAGGCGAAGCTGCCCGGCATCCCAGGGATCGAGACCTTCAAGGGCCACAGCTTCCACACGAGCCGTTGGGACTATGCCTATACCGGCGGAGGCCCCACAGGCGGCATGAACAAGCTGGCCGACAAGCGTGTGGGCATCATCGGGACGGGGGCGACCTCAGTTCAGGCAATCCCCCACCTGGGGGCTTCGGCCAGACAGCTGTATGTCTTTCAGCGCACGCCCTCGGGCGTGGGGGTGCGCAACAACCAGCCGACGGACAAGGAATGGGTGAAGACGCTTCAACCCGGGTGGCATCAGGAGCGCATCGTCAACTTCACCGCGATCGTCTCCGGCCGCGTGCAGGATGTCGATCTGGTACGGGACGGTTGGACCTATCTCTTCCAGGACGCCGGGAGCGGTCAGGCGCAGGCGCCCAAGGAGGCGGCCGAACTGCGCCAACTGGCCGACTTCCGCAAGATGGAGGAGATCCGTGCCCGGGTGGACACCATCGTCAAGGATCCGGTGACGGCCGAGGCGCTCAAGCCCTACTACAACCCGCTGTGCAAGCGGCCCTGCTTCCACGACGAATACCTGGACACGTTCAATCGTCCCAATGTCCAGCTCGTCGACACCGAGGGCAAGGGGGTGGAGCGGATCACTCCCACCGGAGTGGTGGTCAAGGGCAAGGAGTATCCGGTCGATTGTCTAATCTACGCCTCGGGTTTCGAGGTCTCGACCGAATACACCCGTCGGCTGGGCTTCGATATTCGCGGGCGTGGTGGCAAGTCCCTGCGCGACAGTTGGGCCGATGGCGCCGCGACGCTGCATGGCATGCACAGCCGCGGCTATCCGAACCTGCTGATGTTCAGCACGACCCAGAGCGGTTGGGCGATCAACTTCGTTCACATTCTCAACGAGCAGTCGTTGCACGCCGCCTACATCGTCGAGCATTGCCTGAAGCGTGGCATCGAGACAATCGAACCCTCGGAGCGGGCACAGCAGCAGTGGTGGGAGGTGATCCTCGGCCACCTCAAGAAGGGCGTCACCTTCGGCGGTTCCGAATGCACGCCCGGCTACTACAACAATGAGGGCGTCAAGGGCAGCCCGAGCGATGCGCGGCGCGCTTCTTTTGGCGACACGCTGGAGTTCATCGAGATCCTGCGCAACTGGCGCAAGGGCGGCGACCTCGCGGGCCTGGAAGTCACGCGGGCAGGAAGCGCTCTCTTTTCATGA
- a CDS encoding SMP-30/gluconolactonase/LRE family protein gives MSPSLPRGVSKPLAVWLVMASCQALAVPPPVYRQEVVVAGSSFQGVHGLAVDGKGHLLASNLLGQSVHSVDLRTGAVTTLVGPPLGGADDLTLGPDGSLYWTGFFTGRLMRRTPDGKTRVIATGLPGLNSLAFRRDGRLYVTQVGRGDALWEVDPRGHNPPRQILAGLGFLNGFEFGTDDRLYGPLLRKGQIVRVDVDTGAMETVAEGFAMPTAANFDARREHLYVVDAVRGELVRVRLATGAKEVVAKLPTGLDNLAVGPDDQVYVSNMVDNDIRVVNPTDGSIEPVVTSRLSVPSGLAVAPEDADERLYVADVYAFRRVGGRDGKITQSTRVLSTPMTFPMQVSLSAKHVVLSSAYLGNVQVLDRASGDILRTIPNTNGVQGALELPDGTLLVAEATPGRLVRVDAAEPAGTTVLTEGLEGPVGLVADTEAEEPGVYVTEVRSGRVTRVRLSDGARRTVTKGLRAPEGIARHPDGGLIVAEVGRKRLVRIEPTTGRLTVLATGLRIGLPESEGLPPGYLPTGVAVGRSGTLYLSSDVESALYRFVPVP, from the coding sequence ATGAGCCCCTCCCTGCCTCGAGGTGTCTCCAAGCCCCTGGCCGTCTGGCTGGTGATGGCGAGCTGCCAGGCTCTGGCAGTTCCTCCCCCCGTCTACCGTCAGGAGGTGGTGGTGGCCGGCTCTTCCTTCCAGGGCGTCCATGGGCTGGCCGTGGATGGCAAGGGACACCTGCTGGCCAGCAATCTGCTTGGCCAGTCGGTCCACTCCGTCGACTTGCGCACGGGGGCGGTGACCACCCTGGTGGGGCCTCCGTTGGGCGGTGCGGATGATCTGACCCTGGGGCCAGACGGCTCCCTCTATTGGACCGGCTTCTTCACCGGCCGGTTGATGCGGCGCACCCCGGATGGGAAGACGCGCGTTATCGCCACGGGCCTGCCGGGCCTCAACTCGCTGGCGTTCCGTCGCGACGGCAGGCTCTACGTCACCCAGGTCGGCCGGGGCGATGCGTTGTGGGAAGTGGATCCACGCGGGCACAATCCTCCTCGCCAAATCCTTGCCGGGCTTGGGTTCCTCAACGGCTTCGAGTTCGGCACGGACGACCGGTTGTATGGCCCGCTGCTACGCAAGGGGCAGATTGTCCGCGTGGACGTGGACACAGGGGCCATGGAGACCGTGGCGGAGGGCTTCGCGATGCCGACCGCCGCCAACTTCGACGCGCGCCGCGAGCACCTCTACGTCGTCGACGCGGTACGTGGCGAGTTGGTTCGCGTCCGGCTGGCCACGGGAGCCAAAGAGGTCGTCGCGAAGCTGCCCACTGGGCTCGACAATCTGGCGGTCGGCCCCGATGACCAAGTGTACGTGTCCAACATGGTGGACAACGACATCCGCGTGGTCAATCCCACCGACGGCTCCATCGAGCCTGTGGTCACGTCGCGCTTGAGCGTGCCCTCCGGCCTTGCCGTCGCGCCGGAGGATGCGGACGAGCGCCTGTACGTGGCGGATGTGTACGCCTTTCGCCGTGTGGGCGGGCGAGATGGAAAGATCACCCAGAGCACCCGGGTCCTCTCCACACCGATGACCTTCCCCATGCAGGTGAGCCTGAGCGCGAAGCACGTGGTGCTCAGCAGTGCCTATCTGGGCAACGTGCAGGTCCTGGACCGAGCCTCCGGAGACATCCTGCGGACGATCCCCAACACGAATGGTGTCCAAGGCGCGCTGGAACTCCCCGATGGCACGCTGCTCGTCGCCGAGGCCACCCCGGGCAGGCTCGTCCGCGTGGATGCCGCCGAGCCTGCGGGGACCACGGTGCTGACCGAGGGGCTGGAGGGGCCCGTGGGGCTCGTGGCAGACACGGAGGCAGAGGAGCCAGGCGTGTACGTCACGGAGGTGCGCTCGGGGCGGGTGACCCGGGTTCGCCTGTCGGATGGGGCCCGGCGCACGGTGACCAAAGGCCTACGGGCCCCAGAGGGAATCGCCCGGCATCCGGATGGTGGATTGATCGTCGCCGAGGTGGGCCGCAAGCGGCTGGTGCGCATCGAGCCGACCACGGGGCGTCTGACCGTGCTCGCGACCGGCTTGCGCATCGGTCTGCCCGAGAGCGAGGGCCTGCCGCCGGGCTACTTGCCCACAGGGGTCGCCGTGGGCCGCTCGGGGACCCTTTACCTGTCATCCGATGTCGAGAGCGCCCTCTATCGATTCGTTCCAGTCCCCTGA